From Bradyrhizobium symbiodeficiens, the proteins below share one genomic window:
- the nuoI gene encoding NADH-quinone oxidoreductase subunit NuoI, producing the protein MGINVNATARSLLLSEFVSAFFLAMRYFFQPKPTLNYPFEKGPISPRFRGEHALRRYPNGEERCIACKLCEAVCPAQAITIEAGPRRNDGTRRTVRYDIDMVKCIYCGLCQEACPVDAIVEGPNFEFATETREELFYDKAKLLANGDRWEREIAKAIELDAPYR; encoded by the coding sequence ATGGGTATCAACGTCAACGCCACTGCACGCTCGCTCCTGCTGTCGGAATTCGTCTCGGCGTTCTTCCTCGCCATGCGCTATTTCTTCCAGCCGAAGCCGACGCTGAACTATCCGTTCGAGAAGGGCCCGATCTCGCCGCGCTTCCGCGGCGAGCATGCGCTGCGCCGCTATCCGAACGGCGAAGAGCGCTGCATCGCCTGCAAGCTCTGCGAAGCGGTCTGCCCGGCGCAGGCTATCACCATCGAAGCCGGTCCGCGCCGCAACGACGGCACCCGCCGCACCGTGCGCTACGACATCGACATGGTGAAGTGCATCTATTGCGGCCTCTGCCAGGAGGCCTGCCCGGTCGATGCCATCGTCGAAGGTCCGAACTTCGAGTTCGCGACCGAGACCCGCGAGGAACTGTTCTATGACAAGGCCAAGCTGCTCGCCAACGGCGACCGCTGGGAACGCGAGATCGCGAAGGCGATCGAGCTCGACGCGCCTTACCGGTGA
- the nuoK gene encoding NADH-quinone oxidoreductase subunit NuoK, producing MTIGLGHYLAVGAILFTLGILGIFLNRKNIIVILMSIELILLSVNINLVAFSTFLGDIVGQVFALLVLTVAAAEAAIGLAILVVYFRNRGSIAVEDVNLMKG from the coding sequence ATGACGATCGGGCTCGGACATTATCTGGCGGTCGGCGCGATCCTGTTCACGCTCGGCATCCTCGGCATCTTCCTGAACCGCAAGAACATCATCGTCATCCTGATGTCGATCGAGCTGATCCTGCTCTCGGTCAACATCAACCTCGTGGCGTTCTCGACCTTTCTCGGCGACATCGTCGGCCAGGTCTTCGCGCTTCTGGTGCTCACTGTCGCGGCTGCTGAAGCTGCGATCGGTCTCGCCATCCTAGTGGTCTATTTCCGCAACCGCGGCTCGATCGCGGTTGAGGACGTCAATCTGATGAAGGGCTGA
- a CDS encoding NADH-quinone oxidoreductase subunit J — protein MILPALFFYLFAGVCVASAVMVIVSRNPVHSVLYLILAFVNASGLFVLMGAEFLGMMLIVVYVGAVAVLFLFVIMMLDVDFVELREGFIQYLPVGLVIGGIFLFELLLTVGAWIINPTVSKTITAPIPTNVSNTEALGLVLYTKYIYYFQLSGMVLLVAMIGAIVLTLRHKASVKRQDINVQNARTPDMAMAMRKVAPGQGLQDSDAAEWVK, from the coding sequence ATGATCCTTCCCGCGCTGTTCTTCTATCTCTTCGCCGGCGTCTGCGTCGCCTCGGCGGTGATGGTGATTGTCTCGCGCAATCCCGTGCACTCCGTGCTGTACCTGATCCTGGCCTTCGTCAACGCCTCCGGCCTGTTCGTGCTGATGGGCGCCGAATTCCTCGGCATGATGCTGATCGTCGTCTATGTCGGCGCGGTCGCGGTGCTGTTCCTGTTCGTCATCATGATGCTCGACGTGGATTTCGTCGAGCTGCGCGAGGGCTTCATCCAGTACCTGCCGGTGGGCCTGGTGATCGGCGGCATCTTCCTGTTCGAATTGCTGCTGACCGTCGGCGCCTGGATCATCAACCCAACCGTGAGCAAGACCATCACGGCGCCGATCCCGACCAACGTCTCGAATACCGAGGCGCTCGGCCTCGTGCTGTATACGAAGTACATCTACTACTTCCAGCTCTCGGGCATGGTGCTTCTGGTCGCCATGATTGGCGCCATCGTGCTGACGCTGCGCCACAAGGCGAGCGTGAAGCGGCAGGACATCAACGTTCAGAACGCGCGCACGCCCGACATGGCGATGGCGATGCGCAAGGTGGCGCCGGGGCAGGGGCTCCAGGACTCTGACGCTGCGGAGTGGGTGAAATGA